AGTCGGGGCTGCTCTACGTGGGCGGGGCCGGCTCATGCATGGGGTGCGGCGAGGCGACGGCTATCCGGATGCTGGTGGCGGCGACGGGATTCGTCCACGGTCCGGAGGGCCTCGCCATCGTCGCCGCCACGGGGTGCAATACCGTGTACTGCTCGACCTACCCCTACAACCCCTTCCTCGTGCCGTGGACCAACTCGCTCTTCGAGAACGCGCCGGCGGTCGCGATGGGGGTGCGCGCCAAGTGGGACCAGCGGGGCTGGCAGGCCAAGCGCCTCTGGGTGATCGGCGGCGACGGGGCGATGTACGACATCGGCTTTCAGTCGCTCTCGCGGATGCTGGCCTCGGGCATGGACATCAAGGTCCTCGTCCTGGACACCCAGGTCTACTCCAACACCGGTGGCCAGGTCTCAACGGCATCTTTCCTCGCTCAAGACGCCAAGATGGCGGCGGTGGGCGCGGCCCTGGCGGGTAAGGCCGAGCGGCGCAAGGAGCTGGGACTCCTCTGCCTGATGCACCCCGAGGTCTTCGTCGCCCAGACGACGCCCGCCCACATCAACCACTTCTACCGCGCGGTCCTCGACGCCAACAGCTTCCCCGGGCCGGCTGTCGTCGTCGCCTATACCGCTTGCCAGCCCGAGCACGGCGTCGGGGACGACCGGGCCGCGTCTCAGGCCAGCCTGGCGGTGGATTCTCGCGCCTTTCCGCTTTTTGTCTACGACCCGCGCAAGGGAGAGAGCATCCGCGAACAGCTCTCGCTCCAGGGGAATCCCGATCCGAAGGAAGACTGGGCGCGACATCCCAGGAGCGGGGAGACCATCGACTTTATCAACTTCGCCCGGACGGAGGGGCGGTTCGCCCGCCAGTTCGATGCCCTCGGCCGCCCCTCACCCGCGCTCCTGGCGGCGCAGGCGGACCGGCTCGCCAACTGGCGGAGGCTTCAGGAGCTGGCCGGGCTCAGGCCGGGATCGGAGGCGGCGGTGGCGGCACCTAAGCGGGTGTCGGAGTAATGCCCTTCGAGCGCGGGCTTCGCCCGCGCAATTCACTCGGGCCTCGCGCGGCGGGTGGCCTGCCTCGCGGCATGGCCGAACCCGCCACGCTCGAACCACCATTCCTGGGGGGAGGCCTCGGAGGGGGACACCCACGCCTTCGGCGCACCCGGGCCTCCGGCCCGGGTACCCGCCCGGGCCCCCTCCGATTGGGCGGGCGTCGCGACGGAGAGCTTCCATGGCGTTCCGGGAACGAGAGGCTCTCCCCAGGAGCACGAAGGAGGTGCGGTTTGAGGTTAGGAGGCACCCCGGAGAAGCCAGGTAAGGTCGGAGCGCCGAACTGTCCCTTTCTGAAGCCGGTCATGGCCGATCAGATCTGGATGTACCCCACGGGGGTCTACTGCCGACTGCCATCGGGGCGAATACGGGTTCCCGCTCGCGACACAGTGGCCAAATACTGCGCGAGCGGCCACTATCACGACTGCCCTTCATACCGGAGCTGGCGGCAGCAGGCGACGGCCTGACGAGGAGTTTGCTCCGGATGACAGACGCTGAGGAGGCAACGCATGAAGAAGATCGAGGCCATCATCAAACCGTACCGCCTGGACGACGTGAAGGCGGCGCTCTCCGACGCGGGGCTCCTCGGGATGACGGTCTCCGAGGTGCGTGGGTTCGGTCGCCAGAAGGGGCACACGGAGCTTTACCGGGGCGCGGAGTACACCGTGGACTTTCTCCCCAAGATCAAGGTGGAGATCGTGCTGGGCCATGAGCACCTCGCCGTCGCCCTCGAGGCCATCAGGAAGGCGGCGTGGACCGGCTCGATCGGCGACGGCAAGATCTTCGTCTCTGACGTGGAGGACGCCGTCCGTATCCGCACCGGGGAGCGCGGCGAGGCTGCGCTGTGAGCCCGGGTCTGCTGGCTTTGGCGGGGGGGTGACATGAGCGGAGCGTGGAGGATCGAGCACGAAGGGTGTCCGTTCCTGAGGCCGGCCATGACCGTCCGCCTCCTGGCGTTCCCGATCGCGGTCTACTGCCGGCTGCCCAACGGGCGGGTCCGGGTTCCCTCGCGCGACGAGTTGATCCGGTTCTGCACCTCCCGGCGTAGCGAAGACTGCCCTCGCTACCGGCTTGCGTGCTGCCGGGAGCCCGTCGCCGCGGGTCTGGCTTGACTCGCTGCCAGTGCTGTCCCACAGCCGAGACAGCTGGGGCGTCACTGCCCCACCGGCCGCCGGGCCGGTCGGGCCTAATCGCTTGATAGGCATGCGGTTGTCGTCTGGCACCCCCCTTGCTCTCCATTCGGCTCGTTGGGCCTTGATGCTCCCGGTGGAAAGGAAGAAGGAGGCGGTCTCATGGAACGAATCCTGGTCCCGCTGGATGGCTCGGCGCTCTCGGAGGCGATCGTTCCCGTCGCCGAAGCGCTGGCCCGCGACTACGGGGCGGAACTGGTCCTGCTCCGGGCTGTCCGCACGCGCATCGTCGAGGCCCTCGAGCCCGAAGCGAAGGTAGCAGGAGAGGCCGAGGCGTACCTCAGACGGATTGCCGAGGAGGTTCGGGCTCGTGGCCTCTCTCGGGTCAGCTGGAGTGTCCGGTTCGCTAAGCCCGAGCACGCGATCGCAGAAGCGGCAGCACGAAATCGCGTGGACCTCATCACGATGACCACACACGGGCG
The nucleotide sequence above comes from Candidatus Rokuibacteriota bacterium. Encoded proteins:
- a CDS encoding 4Fe-4S binding protein, which codes for MGHDPLVDPLEPDAVEPDIGTKEPGTAKESHEIGLLPTGVLALDVEAYVEDFNARVVGAYEKGIGSQELPADVGIARSLIPPGTAALRDFSYLSPQIPEFIADKCVGCMSCVTECPDTAILAKAIPSSRLEAELATTGAEAERRRLASHWVRTRKYFDVPARKGREGAMFGIFVDPTKCKGCAECVQVCDELGYHALRMVRKDEGTLARYRTAFSFFRQVGPTPREYINERALADMMLAEQSGLLYVGGAGSCMGCGEATAIRMLVAATGFVHGPEGLAIVAATGCNTVYCSTYPYNPFLVPWTNSLFENAPAVAMGVRAKWDQRGWQAKRLWVIGGDGAMYDIGFQSLSRMLASGMDIKVLVLDTQVYSNTGGQVSTASFLAQDAKMAAVGAALAGKAERRKELGLLCLMHPEVFVAQTTPAHINHFYRAVLDANSFPGPAVVVAYTACQPEHGVGDDRAASQASLAVDSRAFPLFVYDPRKGESIREQLSLQGNPDPKEDWARHPRSGETIDFINFARTEGRFARQFDALGRPSPALLAAQADRLANWRRLQELAGLRPGSEAAVAAPKRVSE
- a CDS encoding P-II family nitrogen regulator, translated to MKKIEAIIKPYRLDDVKAALSDAGLLGMTVSEVRGFGRQKGHTELYRGAEYTVDFLPKIKVEIVLGHEHLAVALEAIRKAAWTGSIGDGKIFVSDVEDAVRIRTGERGEAAL